Proteins from a single region of Xenopus laevis strain J_2021 chromosome 9_10S, Xenopus_laevis_v10.1, whole genome shotgun sequence:
- the plcd4.S gene encoding 1-phosphatidylinositol 4,5-bisphosphate phosphodiesterase delta-4-like: MTSPCSARLQLDENLQLMQAGSLMRKVKSRSWKKQRYFKLQEDCMTIWYNSKKTGNTKSTFSISDIETVREGHQSEVLQSIADEFKPELCFTIVFHGRRANLDLVANTPEDAQCWIQGLEKLIETVTNMDQKDLLDQWICDWFQKADKNKDGRMNFKEVQDLLKMMNVDMSEHHAYRLFQMADKSESGTLEGEEFVLFYKALTQRDEVLKIFQDFSKDGKKLTLLEFVDFLQQGQLEEEITEEIAMDLIAHYEPSDTAKKLHAMSIDGFLIYLCSPEGSIFNVAHEQLCQDMTQPLCHYFISSSHNTYLMEDQIRGQSSIEGYIRALKRGCRCVEVDTWDGPNGEPVVYHGRTFTSKILFKDVISAIDKYAFRVSDYPVILSLENHCGVEQQDVIAQHLKSILGNKLVTSTLDGRIPVCLPSPDELRGKILLKGKKVGRLEDSQEEQPDDSLGEVSEEEENVEVEEERNEDKKRAKKSKERLSQELSDCVIYCKSVPFVSFQHSRSHYTLYEMSSVTEYKARKLVREPGNDFVQHNAWQLMRVYPTGLRTDSSNYNPQDMWNVGCQMAALNFQTAGVEMDLNDGLFRQNACCGYVLKPSFMRHVETTFNPDQPQGTEGYSPVNLSILVISAQQLPKVENKKEGSIVDPLVRVEIFGAPVDQTKQETKYIENNGFNPMWYETLHFKIHVPELALVRFVVEDYDKTSRNDFVGQYTLPFKSIKSGYRHIHLLSRDGTKIPPASLFVHVRVADASQPEQDT, from the exons ATGACATCCCCGTGCTCTGCCC GCCTACAGCTGGATGAGAACCTTCAGCTCATGCAGGCTGGGTCCCTAATGAGAAAAGTAAAATCCCGCAGCTGGAAGAAACAGAGATATTTTAAATTGCAAGAGGACTGCATGACCATCTGGTACAACTCAAAGAAAACTGGGAACACAAAGTCCACTT TTTCCATCAGTGACATTGAGACAGTAAGGGAAGGGCACCAGTCAGAAGTTCTGCAGAGCATCGCAGATGAGTTCAAGCCTGAGCTCTGCTTTACCATTGTGTTCCATGGGCGTCGAGCGAACCTCGACTTGGTGGCAAACACCCCAGAGGATGCTCAATGCTGGATTCAAGGCCTGGAGAAACTGATAGAGACAGTGACAAATATGGACCAGAAAGACTTACTGGATCA GTGGATCTGTGACTGGTTCCAAAAGGCTGATAAGAACAAAGATGGAAGAATGAACTTCAAAGAAGTCCAGGATCTGCTAAAGATGATGAATGTTGACATGAGTGAGCATCATGCTTACCGTCTGTTTCAG ATGGCAGATAAGTCAGAGTCAGGAACCTTAGAAGGAGAGGAGTTTGTGTTGTTTTATAAAGCTCTGACACAGCGTGACGAGGTGCTAAAGATATTTCAGGACTTCTCCAAGGATGGAAAGAAGCTAACCCTGTTGGAGTTTGTGGACTTTTTACAGCAGGGCCAACTAGAGGAGGAAATCACAGAGGAGATAGCAATGGACCTTATTGCGCATTACGAGCCATCAGATactg CAAAGAAGCTTCACGCTATGAGCATAGATGGCTTTCTcatttacctgtgctcccctgaggGATCCATCTTCAACGTGGCCCATGAGCAGCTCTGCCAGGATATGACGCAGCCATTGTGCCATTACTTTATCTCATCTTCTCACAACACCTACCTGATGGAGGACCAGATCCGAGGACAGAGTAGCATTGAGGGATACATCAG GGCACTAAAACGAGGCTGTCGTTGTGTGGAAGTGGACACCTGGGATGGGCCTAATGGAGAACCTGTTGTGTATCATGGACGCACCTTCACGTCTAAAATCCTCTTCAAAGATGTAATTTCAGCTATCGACAAGTATGCCTTCAGG GTATCCGACTACCCAGTCATCTTGTCCTTGGAGAATCACTGTGGGGTAGAGCAACAGGATGTCATAGCTCAGCATCTGAAAAGCATTCTGGGAAATAAACTTGTCACGAGCACCCTAGATGGTCGAATTCCTGTCTGTTTGCCATCTCCTGAT GAGCTGCGAGGAAAGATcctattaaaggggaagaaagTCGGTCGATTGGAAGACAGCCAGGAGGAGCAGCCTGATGATTCGTTGGGTGAGGTGTCAGAGGAGGAAGAGAACGTTGAGGTGGAAGAGGAGAGAAATGAGGATAAAAAAAGGGCAAAA AAGTCCAAAGAGCGCCTTTCTCAGGAGCTATCGGACTGCGTCATTTACTGTAAGAGCGTGCCATTTGTGAGCTTCCAACATTCCAGATCCCACTACACACTTTACGAGATGTCATCAGTCACAGAGTACAAGGCTAGGAAGCTTGTAAGAGAACCAG GGAATGATTTTGTCCAGCATAATGCCTGGCAGCTGATGCGTGTTTACCCCACGGGACTGAGGACAGATTCCTCCAATTACAACCCCCAAGATATGTGGAATGTCGGGTGCCAGATGG CGGCACTGAACTTCCAGACGGCTGGAGTAGAGATGGATCTGAATGATGGCCTCTTCCGTCAGAACGCTTGCTGTGGTTACGTGCTGAAGCCTTCATTCATGAGACATGTGGAGACTACATTCAATCCAGATCAACCACAAGGCACAGAAGGATATTCCCCTGTCAATCTCTCCATACTA GTGATCAGTGCCCAGCAACTGCCCAAGGTCGAAAACAAAAAAGAAGGTTCCATTGTGGATCCTTTGGTGAGAGTGGAGATCTTTGGGGCTCCCGTTGACCAAACAAAGCAGGAgacaaaatatatagaaaataatg GGTTTAACCCAATGTGGTATGAGACACTGCACTTCAAAATCCATGTTCCTGAACTGGCACTTGTTAGGTTTGTGGTAGAAGATTATGACAAAACATCAAGAAACGACTTTGTTGGACAGTACACTCTCCCGTTCAAGAGCATCAAATCCG GATATCGCCATATCCACCTCCTCTCGCGGGATGGCACAAAGATTCCTCCTGCCTCTTTATTTGTTCACGTTCGAGTTGCAGATGCATCACAACCAGAGCAAGACACGTAG